The following coding sequences lie in one Panicum virgatum strain AP13 chromosome 6N, P.virgatum_v5, whole genome shotgun sequence genomic window:
- the LOC120679564 gene encoding pollen allergen Lol p 2-A-like, which yields MASTRSSILLAAAALAALLAVGSSALTFKTGPGCSATKLVLIPSVAISEVEVKEKGADDFTALKEGPTGTWTLEGKEPLKGPFSIRFAAKSGGYRVVDDAIPTDFKSGSDYKTSLQV from the coding sequence ATGGCCTCCACCAGGTCCTCCATcctgctcgccgcggcggcgctggcggcgctgctggccgTGGGCTCCTCGGCGCTCACCTTCAAGACCGGCCCGGGCTGCAGCGCCACCAAGCTGGTCCTCATCCCCAGCGTGGCCATCTCCGAGGTGGAGGTCAAGGAGAAGGGCGCCGACGACTTCACGGCGCTCAAGGAGGGGCCGACCGGCACCTGGACGCTCGAGGGCAAGGAGCCGCTCAAGGGCCCCTTCTCCATCCGCTTCGCTGCCAAGTCCGGCGGCTACCGCGTCGTCGACGACGCCATCCCCACCGACTTCAAGTCCGGCTCCGACTACAAGACCAGCCTCCAGGTCTAA
- the LOC120679732 gene encoding expansin-A4-like, producing the protein MDPSPACRRAAAAVALLLLVAAFPAAVDAAAGWEEAHATFYGDETGAETMQGACGYGNLFEQGYGLDTTALSVALFDEGRSCGACYELRCHGSAYCAPGGAPVTVTATNACPANYSKPNENWCNPPLRHFDLSKPVFLRLVTDFHVGIIPVQYRRAPCARRGGVRFEMKGNRWWVAVLVFNVAGGGDVKAIAVRGSRDGRWADMSRNWGQIWDGDARLVGQGLSFRVTSGDGRSIVFDDVVPPTWTAGQSFEGKHQF; encoded by the exons ATGGATCCAAGCCCGGCGTGTCGCCGTGCAGCCGCGGCCGTggcactgctgctgctagtCGCCGCCTTTCCGGCGgcggtcgacgccgccgccggctgggaGGAGGCGCACGCCACGTTCTACGGCGACGAGACCGGAGCCGAAACCATGC AGGGCGCGTGCGGGTACGGCAACCTGTTCGAGCAGGGCTACGGGCTGGACACGACGGCGCTGAGCGTGGCGCTCTTCGACGAGGGCCGGTCCTGCGGCGCCTGCTACGAGCTGCGGTGCCACGGCAGCGCCTActgcgcgcccggcggcgcgccggtgaCCGTGACGGCGACCAACGCGTGCCCGGCCAACTACTCCAAGCCCAACGAGAACTGGTGCAACCCGCCGCTGCGCCACTTCGACCTGTCCAAGCCCGTCTTCCTCCGCCTCGTCACCGACTTCCACGTCGGCATCATCCCCGTGCAGTACCGCCGCGCGCCCTGCgccaggcgcggcggcgtgcgcttcGAGATGAAGGGCAACCGCTGGTGGGTCGCCGTGCTCGTCTTcaacgtcgccggcggcggggacgtcAAGGCCATCGCCGTGAGGGGGTCCCGGGATGGACGGTGGGCGGACATGTCGCGCAACTGGGGCCAGATCTGGGACGGCGACGCGCGGCTCGTCGGGCAGGGACTGTCGTTCCGGGTGACCAGCGGCGACGGCCGCTCCATCGTCTTCGACGACGTCGTGCCGCCGACGTGGACGGCCGGTCAGAGCTTCGAGGGAAAGCACCAGTTCTGA